From Hirundo rustica isolate bHirRus1 chromosome 1, bHirRus1.pri.v3, whole genome shotgun sequence, a single genomic window includes:
- the LOC120758151 gene encoding basic salivary proline-rich protein 2-like: MGCKITLEPELHGSLPAVSLSVRPSVRLNASGEQSPVQAPGVGRRKEGDRSSSSEGSDPTAGRVGDAGARTVRFQGMPQLCLPQPARSRPPPTGDDPGAGAAPPPDNREEGGARPPHRAHPAGAVPVGPGTPAPAGREPPPPRGGSAVPSLPEERPARSRGKRGRAQGAPPRAAGSPSRLPAPRAALSESLPAGAAPPRPLSPRRRPPAACAHGRAAILRFTNYCTSFGAGGRRMGRELPTPRPPAPSPRPAAPTRILPARRCPGAGARRARTARPLPQPPWQRAGAEPLPPPRPSGGGHRARGLPRHRSAAARGAPAAPRPPGEERGRQGRSSRAAAAPPAAAPLLVNFAGSGLGPPAVPGTSCTDSVAPSPGRVYLPLPP; encoded by the exons ATGGGATGCAAGATAACTCTGGAGCCAGAACTTCATGGCTCGCTGCCTGCCGTCAGTCTGTCagtccgtccgtccgtccgccTGAACGCCAGCG GAGAGCAAAGCCCCGTGCAGGCTCCCGGCGTGGGGCGGAGGAAGGAAGGGGACAGGAGCTCGTCCTCGGAGGGGTCTGACCCCACTGCGGGCCGGGTCGGGGACGCGGGGGCACGCACAGTCCGATTCCAAGGGatgccacagctctgcctcccccagcccGCCCGGAGCCGGCCGCCCCCGACGGGCGACGACCCCGGCgcgggggcagcgccgccgccagACAATAGGGAGGAgggcggggcgcggccgccCCACCGCGCCCACCCCGCGGGCGCCGTCCCCGTCGGGCCCGGCACGCCCGCCCCCGCTGGCCGggagccgcccccgccccggggtGGCAGCGCCGTCCCGTCCCTACCGGAGGAGCGCCCGGCCCGCTCCCGGGGGAAGCGGGGGCGGGCGCAGGGCgcacctccccgggcagcggGGTCGCCCTCCCGCCTCCCGGCGCCGAGAGCCGCCCTCAGCGAGTCCCTACCTGCCGGCGCCGCTCCGCCTCGCCCCCTcagcccgcgccgccgcccgcccgccgcctgCGCTCACGGCCGCGCCGCCATCTTGCGCTTCACAAACTACTGCACTTCTTtcggggcgggggggcggcggATGGGCCGGGAGCTCCCAACGCCGCGGCCGCCCGCGCCCTCGCCTCGCCCCGCGGCGCCCACTCGCATCCTCCCggcgcggcgctgccccggggcGGGAGCGCGGCGAGCGCGGACGGCGCGGCCGCTGCCTCAGCCGCCCTGGCAGCGAGCGGGGGcggagccgctcccgccgccccgcccgtcAGGCGGCGGACACCGGGCGCGGGGGCTGCCCCGGCACCGCAGCGCCGCAGCCCGGGGGGCACCGGCGGCTCCTCGGCCGCCCGGGGAGGAGCGGGGGCGGCAGGGTCGGAGCTCCCGGGCGGCTGCCGCGCCCCCCGCAGCCGCTCCTCTGCTGGTAAACTTCGCCGGCTCCGGGCTCGGCCCTCCCGCCGTGCCCGGGACGAGCTGTACGGACAGCGTCGCCCCTAGCCCGGGAAGAGTTTATCTGCCGCTCCCGCCCTGA